GGCTGTCTCCGGAGGGCGCTCGGGAAGGGGCGGAGCCGGGACGTGAGCGATGGCGAACTGCGGGGGGAGGTGCGGAGCTGCGTCGGTTCGCTGCGGCGAGTCGTTTCCATGGTCGATGACGACACACAGCCCGTTCCCTTGTCTCATCTCCCAAGCAAACGCCAGCCGCGTTTATTCTTCGGAGCTGCAGCGATTTGCTTGTACAGCGTTATTTTTGACCAGAAGCTGGTTTAATTCCCTGTTTTAAACATAAATTCACTTCTGGTTCCCCATCCCCATCCACCTCAACCAAATAGCAAAAAACCACACAATAACATTGCAATGAAATTTGTTTGAATTCAGTCATAATTTCAATTACCTGTACACTCTGAATTTCTCGttttaacaaaattaagagGTCAGCAGTTTACTGCTCTCCTATTTATTCTTGACTCTGATAAATGTGCATCATTAAACGCATtacaaaaatcagcatttgcattttagaaAGATTAAATCGCTACGCCTTGGCCGGAGCCTGCCTGTTTCAGTCTCTCCCCACCAAGTGCGTCTCCTGGGGCCTGTCGATGCGGAAGAGCAGCTCGGCGGGCAGGAGGTAGCCCAGGTACTGCACGCTGTCGGGGCTGGTGTCCTGGTGGTAGTGGCCTCCTTCCCCGTGGTGGCTGAAACAGTGGGTGTGCTCCACGCGCAGATCGAAGCCCTGTCACCAGAGAAAGGCGCAGGAACACACGTTCAGGTGAACAGTGTTTAGAAGTCCTGGGACGGTCTCTCCTTGATGTGTATTTCCACACATCTCGGAGCCTGCTCCAACCATTAAGCAATGAAAACTTGAAAGGTGTTTGTGAAACTAATAAGACAAAAGAAGAAGCTTTACCATACAAcatcagagagaaaagaatttagAAAACCTGACAGCCCCAAACTTTTGGTGTCAATCCACCAgagatttccttcctttctttctctaccttccttcctttcccttccctccttccccttccttccttcctttccctactgttctctctttccctaccattctctcttttcctacctttccatttcttgcttgcttgcttgcttgctttccctttctgtggGGATTAAATAAAGCAGTCACACCAAGGAACACCTACTGGAAATCAGAACCCCTTTGCACTGAATGCCACAGACCCATGTGATAAAGGGACAATCTCTGCTCCAATTCTGAGAGCCATCTTAGATGAAAATGGGAATAGTGAACAAAATAACAACTAGCATACTAAACTGTGAGATCAACCCCACCAGTTTTATGTATGacaggatcatagaatggtttgggttggaagacctcaaagatcatctagttccaacccccctgccatgggcagggacaccctccactagaccacgttgcccaaagccccatccagcctggccttgaacacttccagggatggggcatccacagcttctctgggcagcctgttccagtgcctcaccaccctcacagtaaagaatttcttcctaatatctaatctaaatctactctcttttagtttaaagccattatgcCTTgccctatcactccatgcccttgtaaacagtccctctccagctttcctgtaggccccttcaggtgctggaagactgctataaggtctcccagagccttctcttctccaggctgaacaaccccaactctctcagcctgtcctcattggagaggtgctccagcccccgcTCATCTTTGTGggccctcttctggacttgcttcaacagctccatgtcctccttATACttgggaccccagagctggatgcagtactccaggtggggtctcacctcccttgacctgctggccacacttttTATGCAGCTgaggatacagttggctttctgggctggaagAGGATACTGATGAGAAATGCTATAGCATTTGAATGCCATCTTCTACTGCTTTCTCTGTAGTGACACTCCAACATTTCCAAAACCATAGGCTTATCCAAGTGCTGATGAGCTTGCAGTGGATGCAGATGGGAATAACCCAGCTGCAGCCTCTACACAAGCTGCATTGGTTCTGAACAGAGCAGCTGTTGATGGCTGTTTTCCAAGTACTCATCAGTTGATTCTGGGAAGAGGCACACAATTTAGCCTTAGCCCAAAGGCTGCCACATAAAGACACAATAGAGTCACACCCTTGAACATATCTAAGCCTATAGCATGTCTCATTTAactctggaaaaatatttttgtattacttATGACTGCAttgttatttataaaacagCCATTTTCATCTATGGTTTCCTGGTTACTCTTAAATAAATAAGTCTTCCTAATGATAAACATCTTAATGGCTTTTGAAACCAGTTCGGTTTTTTATCCTGAATTGTTTGTCGTTGAATTTAGTGCTTGTGAAAGATGCTAGGTAACTTTCTAGTATGAGGCTTTGCAGACTTCAATTTGCATTGGCAATTATGAGACACATGCTTCACATATTTCGACACAGCATTAGCAGAGACTTCTTACGAAAATGAAGTATGTGAACACATAGCTGAACAAGCTTCCATGCTCTTGACACTTCTCCTGGTGTAGCCAACAGTGAAGGCAAACAATGCTGTTGGGTTTGGGACACAAACGTGCACAATTGCAATTGGAACTGAACCATTAATTTCAATCCACTATGAACAGCTACTAGGTTTCAGAACAGATTGACCTAGCCTCCCTCAGTTCAAACCAGTGACAGAAATGAGAAGCTGCTATTTCATTACATCACCTCTGGAAAAGTTTAACACAATATATCCACACTCCTGTTCTTAAAAGGGAAATCACATCCAAGACAAAATTCATTACAAGTCTCAGTTTACACttagaaaggagaaacagaCTCACTGGATCTCTGGAAACTATTACTGTCTGGCAAATCAGTGGAGCCTTCATTTCAAAGAATTTGAGCCAGTTGTTCACATCCTCATCGGTATTCAGAGGGCAGGCAGAAAATTCTGGAGGCTACAGCAAAAGTAAAAGCTTTGTAAGTGAAAGGAAGACACTTGTATCAAGATACTTTTTCTCTAGCAactttccttcacttttttcctccccactaTTCTGTTCACATTCCTTCCAGCCTAAAAGAAGCTCACCAGTGCCCATTACTGTGTTTCTGCCAGAAATTCAAGCAACCAGAATATTGCTTCTTTCATTGCACAGGTATTGGGAGAACTACTCAAGTGAGGATTTGCCTCCTGGTACATTTTAGAAGCtcagttactttaaaaaagtctATTGTTTCTTATAAGTATCATCTCAGttcatgtatttcatttaaattcattttacaaTAGTTCTATGGTTCATTAGCTGCCCAtggatttcaaaagaaaagatgacGGTATTAAGGTCAAGTAATACAGCATCACTAGTTTTGTAACATCAGTTTTGTAATGTCAGCTCCTTACATTAATACACTGCTTATCCTAACAGTTTatgcatacatttaaaatacaaaacaaagtcAAGGCACTAAGTTGTTACACCCTGATTTAtactgctgttttcagaagGATGAAAAAAGTTATACAAATTGAGAACAACTTACCATAATGTGAATCTTGGCTTTCCCCTTCTGAATGATAAATGTACCTCCCATCCCAACTGGCTTTTCTCCATAGTGTTTCTCTAGAATTTGTCTCAGACAAGACACAAAGTTAAGTTCCCCAGTTCTTCCATTGGCTTTCACTTCAATGACctggaaaataaagttaatttgtCACTGCTGTCTCCCGCTGCAACAGTCTGCAAAGGTCTGTGAAAGCTGCTCTGAAATTCTCCCAAGCTTATAACCCaagtttacattttgaaaatgtgagtTTCCCTGCAAGTGCTGCTCCACGTTCAtccttccagtacctcaccaaCTTTCTTTCCTGACTTTCTGTTCAATGCTAGCTTTGCCTGTGAAGAGTGCTGGGCAGCAAGTCATTTCCTCACACGTGAGGCAATGATAGGAGCAACCCCTTTCTGTCCGCCAGCTGGCTTTCACTCTGCTATAAAGAAACCCTTGGAAACAAAGACTGCTTAGTTTCCATGCAGTAGTCAGGTTTTTGACTGCTCTGCCCACACCTCTTTGTGCTACCTGTGTTGGGGGCAGCACTTCTACAAAAAACTAGACAGGTGCCCAGACTTGATTTACACAAGTCCATTGTACAACCATTACCCTGAATGGATTTGGATGGATGATTTATGATAGAAAAGTTTTAGTAAACTAATACTTATCCCTCAAAAATTCAAATGCCTCTGCCTCCACCAATTCTTCCCCTCCTTATCTTTGGATAATTTTTTCATGGAATTACTACTTTACTATtaccacagaaaacacaggacACTGAAACATGAGTTTCCCTTCAGCCACAAAGCTCTACAAGCAAAGTCACCTTTGATCCAAGTACGTACCTTACCAGGTTGGCCCTCACTGGCATAAAGGTTGGCCAACAGCCCAAACTCACAGTCACTATATTTACTGCTGTACTTCTCAAGCAGGCACTCTTTATCTGCAGGATTTATCTGAGCAATGTAGCTCCCATTTACAGCAGGCTTTTTTTCACTCTTAGTTTGAACAATAGGGATAAGCTGAGAAAAAGAACATGTAAGAATAAGTCAAGTAAGTCAATAAGAACATGTAAGAGTCAGTCAAATGAACATAAGTCACATAAATGCAACTTAAGCTTTGGACCATGATCCCAAGAAATAATCCCCTTTGTCACACAGCTCGGTCTTTCAGGATAAGGTCTGTACTGGTAAGAAAAATGCACTAATATTGTAATGTAATTGAAAACACCAGAAAACAGTTTACTTTTTCTGGACAGTTAAATTTAATGTTATGTGAAGGTAAATGCTagtgttaaaaacaaataaataaaaaaagaaaaaaaaaaaagactaaccATTGAGATCTGAGGCCTGCATGCAAATATTGGAATTCTATGTAATACTTTCTCAGTGTACTGTGGCAATCACTATTACAGCGACCCAAATTTAATGCTGAGCTATTCCATCTGCCAATAAATGCATCAAAAGGAGATGGCAAGACCAGATGTTTATGTTTGAAAAGATTATGACTAACCAAAGCCTCCACTGGCAGTAGTTTTtgtctcctgcctctcctgcaggtGATCATTTTGTAtgtggcatttttaaaatttacaatgGTAAAACAAAGCCATCCAAGAAGGCAAAAGGCAGGGAGTATTTCGAAGGCATTTACCAGTAACTTTGACAAGCATTTCTAAATCTTGTCACTAAAACCTCTGGTCAGGTCTTTGCCAATCAGTTTcaaaaaatcatgtttcttaCACGCTTCAAAGCAATCACATGCTTCCTGGAGAATtacaagttaaaaattaatctttattaTCTGGATAGCATGCACCTCATTGGATGGCCCTCATCTGAATTCCTTCTAATGTGTTTTATGTGCTTTTGGCATGAATGGTGTTTATTAAATGTTTAGTTGTAAATGGGAAATACCCAGCATGATACTGCTCTACTATTATACTTCCATGAATTCATTGAGAACCATCCCACTTATTTACTGACCTCAGCATTTACTCCAAGAATCTTAGATGAAGCAGCTCCGGCTCCAAGAATGAAAGCTCCAGGCAATTCTATGTCTTTTGCAACTGTATTTAGATCGTAAACctacaaaagagaaacaatCGTTTGATTATGGTGTGGTGCTCTGATTCGGAATTGTCATTCTGTTCACTGTAAACTCTGGATGCATTTAATTCACAATGCCCTCATTAGTATTTTGGATAATTACATTGCACACAGTTTCTGAACATCACAACATTTGGTACTAAGAAATTGGGCACATgtccatttgttttctgaaacctAGAGTCTGTCTGTATGTTCCCCTGCCATTTTACCCAAAAACTGAATTATTGTTCTTATTGAAATTTAtatttgtgtaaaataaaaaatggaagggAATATCCTATAGAGACAGGTGGAGTGAGGTGTCAGAAAGGAGGCGTGATATTCCTGGAAAAGGACAGTAACGTGAATCCAGCATTGGcctgaaaatgcaaatacagcCAGTTTTTACAAAGAAGTGTGGCTGTGACTTGAAATCCCAGGCATACAGCAAGCATAAACATGCAGACAAGCCCCTTGATTAGTAGTTCCTTCCATGGCTCCTGTCACAGATGTATGTTTCCAAAACTGTCTTGTATTTGCGGGCAGGAGAAGATGAACCATTAACCATGACATGCTATTTCTGCTACGATGTGTAAGATTTCCTGACACAGTCTATGTTTAACACACATCAGAATCAATCtcataaaacactgaaaagtaaGTCTCTCTCACAACTGGAATCTTACAGTATCCGTTAGTCCTtagttttgtttatatttcagcaagacattgcttttcttttgacaaATGTATTAAACCCCACGGCTAGAAGAAAaactcactttttctttctgtacaagAGGTATGAGGTAAGGAACGCCTCCCACATCTGCTATTCTAGGATTTCCACAGATTCCTGGAAGAATACAGCCAGTTAGCTTggtaaaatatgtttttcctaATAATCAAAACTGCATTTCCTAAATGAGCATGCAGTTGAACCCACCAAAGAACTGGTTCCTCAAACTTCTAAACTCCTTTGAGAACACTATTTCCCTAGCATGCCTAGCTAAAGTGTTGCACTATGAAGAAGTTCAAGGACAGTAAGCCCAAAAATGATCCACAGTAGGATTTAACGCTAGGCAACCTGTTGTAAAATTAACAGTCTCTaagcacaaaagaaatattacagtGGACAACAACTGCCATTTGCCAGTTCTCTAGTAAGGTTCCCTCATCACACAGTGGATACCTCCGCTGGGACTCCACTTGcaaaacttcagcaaagctgGATGCCCAAGTCTCAGGACAATTCTTCCCACTTATTTGGACATGTATTTTAAGAAGGGATGAATCACCTTCTGGAGGTGTTTCTTCCACTACATTGATGACAGAGGGAACTCAGATGAGTGGCACAGATGACATGTCTGTCTTCCAGACAGCTAATGTCAAAGATGATGCATCTCACTCAGAATATGACAGTTTCACTTCACTGACATATATGAATGgcaggaatttaaaaattaatgtaagcACAACTCCTTAGGTTCAGATAGTGATGGGCATGGATCTAAAAATTTTCTCCATCTGGAGGATAACAACttcatttcaaaactttttcagtacacaaaataaatcttacGAAATAAGTGAGTATTGCAATcatagattaagaaaaaaaattacgaTAACTTGATAATGACTTGTCCTTGTTCATACATCAACTAGGAAGCAAATCCAGGAATAAAATGTAGCTTTCCTCTCATGCATATTCTTTACCTGAATAACAATTTAAGCTCTCCCAACACCTTTAGAAGATCCCAAATCAAGTAGGATCAGGTAGAAAGAACTGGAGAAGTCGTAGTGGAAGGCAGGAATGCTAGGTTACCTTTAGCAGGAAAGTTGAAGGGTTCCTTAGTCAAATCAGGACAGTCTACAACAGAGACTTGAGCATcagcaaaattttctttaaggCCTTTCTGCAAAACTATAGTAAAGAATAATGGCAAAGTTATTGACAATGAAAAATTACCAAGATTTTGACAAGTTACTAACAACAATAAATATATCTGTTTAGGCTTTATTTCAGCAAGATACATTAAAGGACTTACGCTTACCCTAAGTAACTCCATTGATTTAAATGTTATGGTCTGTAGGCGCTTGCTTCCCAAGTCAGAGCttcagagaagagcaaaagCTTGTTCAGCTACcacattaattcattttaagaatttttaaaaccatttaaaagaattttaaaaacctaGTAGCACTAGGAGCAGCACAATGAGAAGTAACATGGGTAAACTTAAACCACGTTCAGCAGTGGTTTTGCTTCACAAGAGCAGACAATGATGATCATGGTCAAGTATCATGCGAGAGCAAAAGAGGAAGTAAGTTTTAACTCAAGTGACAATCAATTCTTGAAATACATTTAACTAGACTGTTTGCAATTGCTTGATTATAATCTCAGACTGTCTCTGCTGTCTGGAAACTTCTGCTGTGACAGGAGATTGCCTGTCATATTTACGTTCATGTAGAGATTTTTCTGGCAAGTGCCCCTGGTAGTACAAGACAGATAATGAATGGTGCTGATGATAATGAACAGCCCCAAATCTAAAGCTTTGGGTTTGCTTCATATCGATGTTTTTAGGCTCAAAACCTGCAAAGTCACTCAAACAACAGGGAGGATTCTGACTTAGACAAGTTCACTGTTTGGAAAGAATTTCCAAACCTTAATTGAATGTGTGATTGCCTTCACATACACCACTTCAAATACAGTGTTAAAAGGTTAAAGTTCTTTCATGCCTAGGGATCCGCTTTGACAGTTGTCTCGAACTAAAGAATAGAAAATCCAGTCTGTGATCTCAAATCAGGCAGTTCCTTACTCAGAGGGCTTTCCTGTGCCTTTGTTTCCTCCAGTCAGGGTTTCAGCCATACCCCATTTCTCGGGAGCAGACTTACcaagctgttgaccacaacaGTCAGTAGAATGTACTTGGCAGGTTTATAAATACATCTCAGGACCTTCCAGTAAGtgaaaaaggacaagaaaagggCACTCCTCAAATTATACTCAAGAGCTGAACAGCAACAAAATTCACAGCTTACAGGAGATCCTCaggacagagagggagaaaaaagaaaagttctgcTTCGTGATCCATCTTTTCTGCCACTGTTTTAAGCTGTTTTACTGCAAGTACATGCTGTTATCAGCTGAGCCCACAGGTCTACAGCAGCCCTGGCCTGACAGCTACTGGGTGACAAAAGCACTGAGAACCACCCAGGGTACTGCTGGGATCTCATTTTATCAAAGCATGGACATGTCAAACTGACACAGATTTGGGAAAGTGGCAAACTGAACTTGAGGAactctctgaaagaaaaaaaaacaaaacaaaacaaaaccaaacctttagTACATCTGCTGCAAGAGACAGACTACCAGAAGAAATAACGCCTTTCTactagggaaagaaaagaagcttaTGAGCAGGTGGGTTGGATCAAAtcacctccagaggtcccttccaacctcaaccactcTGTTATTCTGAGCACCTTTTGTGAAGgctttggaaagaaacaaactaaataaaatgttcACTGCAGCCTGGTTCTAGGGCAATCACCAAAAGAGGAGCCAACTAGGTTCAAGCCAGGGCCCCTTGCTACAAAAGATACTGAAGTGCTAGAGAGTGtgcaaagaagagcaatgaagctgatgaagggtctagagcacaagtcttatgaggagtggctgagggaactgggggttgttcagcctggagaaaagggggctgaggggagactttattgctctctacaactaggttgtagccaggtgggtgttggtctcttctcccaagtaacaagcaataggacaaggggaaatggcctcaagttgtgccagggaaggtttagattggatattaggaaaaatttattcacagaaacggttatcaagcactggaacaggctgcccagggacatagttgagtcaccatccctggaggtatttaaaagatgtgtagatgtggcacttagggacatggtttagcaaTGGACTTGGCAGTCCTAAGTTAAAGGTTGGACTCtatgatcttaagggtcttttccaacctaaatgatacTATGATTCTAAGCAAGAGGACCTGCCATGCTATACTGCACCTTGTCAGCTGTGTTTTGAGTAGTCctgaaagagacagaaatactGGAGGGTAGAGGAGGACAGATGATCCTGTAGGTGTAAATAGGTTCAGTCTGTAATTGTCAAACTTTCACAACCTCTGCACAAATCTGCAAATGCAGCAGACTGTTTTAAAGGGTTTGAGAGCCTGTTTGTGTGCTTAAGTATCActtggggtttgggggaggagtcattgtttgttttaaagaaaaaacagcatatAGAAAAATAGTGCTTTTCTTTACATCTCAGTGTGCCAAGAGCAGGAACTTTCTGCACGTACTAACTGTAGAAAGGTTTTGATAAGAGCTTTAAGATAAGTTTGAAGAGTACATTATAAGTTTGTAAAAAGTTACATGCTGAATGACTTACCCCCCGCAAGCTCCTCCAAACTTGGAACGTGAAAAGCAAACCTTTCGACTTTGGCCATTTCCTAATTGGTGCTGATTTCTTCAGGTAACAAATTACAATGTACCACGCTGTAGGAACAACTGATCTGTCACGAAGGATAACAGTTTAATGAGTAAAACAAGCTGGTTTCAATATGTTACTTATTTTTCAATATGttacttatttttcaatttcacTCAAGAATACATAGACAAGAGTAGAATTGTAGTTCTGCCATTGAAGGAAAGACTAACAGCttcaatattaatattaattttcttacgTGCTTTGGAAGAAGATGTGTCTGTCAGCTCTATAGCTGGTTCAGAGCATTACGTATGCTAGTCCTCAAGCTTACAACTGGGAGTAGGCAAAACACATCCTAAGCTGAGTCTAGTTCAAGGGACAGGTCAGGAGATTTATCTGTCCTTTCTAAGCCTCAAGTCAtaatttgtttttgaaagaaaactgtgctTTTCTGAGCACATTAGCTGCTTCCTCAGGTCTTCCCTACCTTATTGTTTACTTTTCCAGCATTGGCTATGGTGGACTTTCAACCTCAGATGTGACATGGTCTCCAACTGATTCTGGGCATGTGTTTCCCCTTCCAGAGGGGAACAGGATAGcagcaaaatagaaaacaacagcagcaagttCTGCATAACAGAAAGTTTTGTTTGAACGTAAGTTTAAGAACCCCTTTACAAATGGGTTTATATTTTAGTCAGCCTTGCAACAGCAAAGTTACCTACTATGGCAAACTCAGGGCAGAAACAGCTGATTATATGCTACCTCTATATCAACAACAGCAATCATTAACTCCTTAGGCACGTGCCTGTTGCACACAGCAGAAAATGGGTCCCACTTATCCAGATCTCAGGCCTTAGaggaaaaagccagaaaatgaaTTACAGTCCCAGACCTGACAGAGCTTTTGTTAGGAAGGACTATGATGTGAGCTAGCTGTTTATGtatactttctattttaaaaatatcctagCTTTTATGATTGTCAAAAATCATAACTGTTCTTATACCATAGGCCTCTCGAGTctgcataaaggaaaaaaaaccctgcaggaaaaaaaaaaaaagttgggaaATCATACCAGTCCCGTAACTGAAGTCTTTGAGCTCAAAGTTCAGCTACCTCAAATTACTGTGGTAGCAAGACGtagagaaaggcagaaagacaaCTACCTGTGTATAGTAATTCTCATCTTAATTGGTCTTATCCATCTCCACTGGTGACCCCCTCCCTCCTCTGGCTGTGGAGGAGAAAATAACAGGCTGGATTTGGTACCTCTGGTAGAAGCCTACTGTCAGATGGAGTGAATCAGACTCCAAGACCGTAAATGTACACCAAATACAAAAAAGGGAGTAATTCAGTcagagaaagaaagtgaaaagatgGCTGTGGCAGCATTGTTTTAGATGATTCTCATCCCCTAAAGAACCCTTTGCCATGGCGAgggggctgtgccagcactcAAGACACCAGTTGAAAAAGTCCTGAAACAGACGGAGAAGATGGGCTAGAACTGCTGTTCTCTGCaaaaggcagaggcaggacTTTGACACAGTTCAAATAAGTAGGCTCAGATATAACTTCTAGACAATCACCTGCTATTTAGAAGACAGTAGTCAGCTCCCAACAAtcaaaaaaggaggaagagattgTGGGAAAAGCGGGATGTACCATAATAAACCCAATGTGATTGCTAGACAATAATCCTTACCAGGAAGGACACAAGAAGATCGCAATTAGCGCATTCACGGTGGAGTTTGTGTGGTGTGAGAGAGGAAGAACCTGAAAGGAGACAACAACAATTACCATCCATCCTGGTAGGGTGGAGTGATGTTAAATTACTACAGAAGACTTTCAAAGACCAAACACAAATGCTACAAGGATGATAAGATTATTAGGTCTGGGATGGTAGAACAAGAAATGAGAGAACAAGCACATAGAAAGACTTCAGAAGTCTATCTTTTtcaagcaggaagaaaacagagagagtCGTCAAGGGCTGGGAGAATGCAGATGAAGTGGGAACTGTTATATTAATGGGGTGGGGGGACTCATCTGTTATCAAAACCTGaattaaaactggttttgaagGTAGAAGCGAAAAAGGAGAGGTTATAGGCAGGCTAGAGATGAGTCATggtgaagggaaaaagaaataccagGGGAAATTTGACAATGGTagtcagagaagagaaatgtaGCAATGACACCAAGAGCAGCACAACATCTACAGATGGGTCCGCAGAGGTTGTATTCCTCAACCGGGGTCATGCAAGGAGATCCGTACGCGGCACAAGgcagctgcaggacagcagaggCACCTGCTTCAGCAGCTGGGATTTGGGAAAGGGGTGGATGATGGCAGGGCCAGGTGAGGCTGGGGGCCTTAGGAAGTACATGCAGGCAGTCAAAGGCAGCAAAGAGCGCTGGAGCAAAGAAACACTAAAGCTGACACCGCACTTGGCATGGCTGCGAGAGGAAAGAAGGGATTTATTCAGGCTGGAGCCGCAGGCTCGGGGGAGGGTGGGCGGCTGAGGGAAAGAGAGGCAGGACAGCAGCAAGGAGAGGCCGACCGGTGCAACAAGCAGCTCCTCGGAGTCTCACACCGAGCGGGAAGCACGGGAACTGCGCCCTGAAGAGAAGAGAACCTTCCGGGCAAGGCGGGGAGTGCTTGAAGAGGAAAACTGCCAGGAGCGCCGCCCGAGCCCTCAAAAGCACTGGCGGACAGTCCTCGGCCCCACACCCGGCCGCCGCCAGCGCCAGACCGCACGTACCTACCCCGCCGTCCGGGCTGCGCGGCGGCACTGCCCGCCCCCACCGCGGGCCGGCCccggggacgggacgggacgggatagcccagcccagcccatcccgccccgccccgccaccCCCAGCATGGCGGCGGTGCCGGACCGCGggcctctccctccctccctccctcccgtcAGCCCGCGGGCCTCTCGCGAGCGCCCGACAGTATTTAAGCTCTCGGGCGGCCATTTCGCGCCCTTTGCGGCGGTGGTGCGTGAGGTGAGGGTGAGGGTGGTGAGCCTGTGCTCAGCATCTGTTCAGCATCCGCCGTCATCCGCGGCACTGGAGCGGTAGCAGCGAGGCACGCGGGTGAGGGAAGAGGGTCGCAGCGGTATCGTTTCGTGTCCGCTCGCCGAGTGTTTCTGCCGGGAAGGGCCCGGGGCAGGCTGGCGGACCGGACCGGCCTGGCCTGCCTTGGCGGGGATTGTGTTCGATAGCGGGCTGTGTGGCAGCCGTTGGTGAGGTTTTTCTCGGGAGCGGTGCCGGCGAGGTGTCAGCGGCCTGTGGTAACGTGGTGGGTGCCAAGTACAAAATGTCTGCCGTGGCGCCGGCCCCAGCGCGCTGCTGGCAGCCGAGCGCGGTGAGGTGGGGGCGAGCGGTACGTCCAGCTCCTTTCAACCTGAGGTAGATGTTGGCGAAGTAATCGATGGCTTTTTTGGGAGGAGAGAAGTTTGTGTGAAATAATCGGCCAGTGACGTGTTGGTTTTCTTCCCTAAGAGACCTGGCTGGCGTGCGAGCTGTTGAGGCTGCAGTAGAGGCGGTAAAT
This sequence is a window from Balearica regulorum gibbericeps isolate bBalReg1 chromosome 1, bBalReg1.pri, whole genome shotgun sequence. Protein-coding genes within it:
- the C1H11orf54 gene encoding ester hydrolase C11orf54 homolog, with translation MAKVERFAFHVPSLEELAGVLQKGLKENFADAQVSVVDCPDLTKEPFNFPAKGICGNPRIADVGGVPYLIPLVQKEKVYDLNTVAKDIELPGAFILGAGAASSKILGVNAELIPIVQTKSEKKPAVNGSYIAQINPADKECLLEKYSSKYSDCEFGLLANLYASEGQPGKVIEVKANGRTGELNFVSCLRQILEKHYGEKPVGMGGTFIIQKGKAKIHIMPPEFSACPLNTDEDVNNWLKFFEMKAPLICQTVIVSRDPGFDLRVEHTHCFSHHGEGGHYHQDTSPDSVQYLGYLLPAELLFRIDRPQETHLVGRD